One window of the Dermacentor andersoni chromosome 10, qqDerAnde1_hic_scaffold, whole genome shotgun sequence genome contains the following:
- the LOC129380628 gene encoding uncharacterized protein isoform X2 produces MATGGGKVGGVDGRVLDVLMRTGGVLVSPPEYFPDSEDEASSEEAAGPSGSRRNLPATTAFVVSGPAAVAGPSGLTQPPATPQVLRPTPQVLQPTPQVLRPTTQVPRPTTQVPQPTPQVPQPTPQVPQPTPQVPQPTPQVPQPTPQVPQPTPQVPQPTPQVPQPTPREPRAPRRQPRQQELDGAVMTATAAYVRQSQLEEARVQEDTRFRQQLLEQNRQHHEAHLQSLRQHHEAHMESLRHLGEEVAAMREVESQRLEVQRQRLEVARRSHETNERLLQLLLAALGHGGSQAPPPSQAPHN; encoded by the exons at ggctactggaggtggcaaagtgggtggcgtggacggccgcgtcctcgacgtccttatgaggacaggaggggtccttgtttccccccctgagtacttccccgatagcgag gacgaggcaagttcagaggaagctgcagggcccagcggttcccgcagaaatctaccagcgacaactgctttcgtggtgtcgggccctgcagctgttgctgggccaagtggccttacac agccaccggctacgccccaggtgctgcggcctacgccccaggtgctgcagcctaccccccaggtgctgcggcctaccacccaggtgccgcggcctaccacccaggtgccgcagccaaccccgcaggtgccgcagccaaccccgcaggtgccgcagccaaccccgcaggtgccgcagccaaccccgcaggtgccgcagccaaccccgcaggtgccgcagccaaccccgcaggtgccacagcctaccccccaggtgccgcagcctacccctcgagagccacgggcaccccgtagacagcccaggcagcaggaacttgatggtgctgtgatgacggctactgccgcatacgttcgccagagccagttggaggaagccagagttcaagaggacactcgcttccgccaacaactgctggaacaaaaccggcag caccacgaggcccacctgcagagcctgcggcagcaccacgaggcccacatggagagcctgcggcacctcggggaggaggtggcggcaatgcgggaagtggagtctcagcgcctcgaagtgcagcggcaacgcctcgaagtggcgcgtcggtcgcacgagaccaacgagcgcctgcttcagctgctgctggctgcactggggcatggtggcagccaagcccctcccccctctcaggccccacataattaa
- the LOC129380628 gene encoding uncharacterized protein isoform X1 translates to MAAKGPRVSKEQAAILVQFIEQHPYLARASTEFSPRMTAARKNELWEEVAAVLNAQGPAVKATSRWRNHWAKMAHKAKKEAARAASEKRATGGGKVGGVDGRVLDVLMRTGGVLVSPPEYFPDSEDEASSEEAAGPSGSRRNLPATTAFVVSGPAAVAGPSGLTQPPATPQVLRPTPQVLQPTPQVLRPTTQVPRPTTQVPQPTPQVPQPTPQVPQPTPQVPQPTPQVPQPTPQVPQPTPQVPQPTPQVPQPTPREPRAPRRQPRQQELDGAVMTATAAYVRQSQLEEARVQEDTRFRQQLLEQNRQHHEAHLQSLRQHHEAHMESLRHLGEEVAAMREVESQRLEVQRQRLEVARRSHETNERLLQLLLAALGHGGSQAPPPSQAPHN, encoded by the exons atggcagcaaaagggccgcgggtgtccaaagagcaggcggctattctcgtgcagttcatcgagcagcacccatacctggcgagagcttctacagagttctcgccacgtatgactgctgctcgaaaaaacgaactgtgggaggaggtggcggcggtgcttaacgcacaggggccagccgtaaaggccaccagccgttggcggaaccattgggccaagatggcccataaagcgaaaaaagaagcggccagggccgcgagcgagaagag ggctactggaggtggcaaagtgggtggcgtggacggccgcgtcctcgacgtccttatgaggacaggaggggtccttgtttccccccctgagtacttccccgatagcgag gacgaggcaagttcagaggaagctgcagggcccagcggttcccgcagaaatctaccagcgacaactgctttcgtggtgtcgggccctgcagctgttgctgggccaagtggccttacac agccaccggctacgccccaggtgctgcggcctacgccccaggtgctgcagcctaccccccaggtgctgcggcctaccacccaggtgccgcggcctaccacccaggtgccgcagccaaccccgcaggtgccgcagccaaccccgcaggtgccgcagccaaccccgcaggtgccgcagccaaccccgcaggtgccgcagccaaccccgcaggtgccgcagccaaccccgcaggtgccacagcctaccccccaggtgccgcagcctacccctcgagagccacgggcaccccgtagacagcccaggcagcaggaacttgatggtgctgtgatgacggctactgccgcatacgttcgccagagccagttggaggaagccagagttcaagaggacactcgcttccgccaacaactgctggaacaaaaccggcag caccacgaggcccacctgcagagcctgcggcagcaccacgaggcccacatggagagcctgcggcacctcggggaggaggtggcggcaatgcgggaagtggagtctcagcgcctcgaagtgcagcggcaacgcctcgaagtggcgcgtcggtcgcacgagaccaacgagcgcctgcttcagctgctgctggctgcactggggcatggtggcagccaagcccctcccccctctcaggccccacataattaa